A single genomic interval of Oreochromis aureus strain Israel breed Guangdong linkage group 12, ZZ_aureus, whole genome shotgun sequence harbors:
- the git2a gene encoding ARF GTPase-activating protein GIT2a isoform X4 produces MSKRLRNTEVCADCCVPEPRWASVNRGVLICDECCSVHRSLGRHSSQVRHLTHTPWPPTQLQMVQTLYNNGANSIWEHSLLDPASVTSGKRKANPQDKLHPNKSEFIRAKYQMLAFVHRMPCREDDSSTAKDLSKQLHSSVRTGNLETCLRLLTLGAQANFFHPEKGSTPLHVAAKIGQVSQVELLTVYGADPGAPDSSGKTPIDCAREAGHNDLADRLVEIQYELTDRLAFYLCGRKPDHKSGQHFIVPQMADSSADLSELAKAAKKKLQSLSNHLFEELAMDVYDEVDRRETDAVWLATQNHSTLVTETTVVPFLPVNPEYSSTRNQGRQKLARFNAHEFATLVIDILSEAKRRQQGNPIVSPKDNVELVMKNVAVRHCSDSQDNDQPDYDSVASDEDTDQELPSSKGDRTKSLDSDLSDGPITMQEYLEVKNALSASEAKIQQLMKANNSLSDELRLMQKKLQSLQSENTSLRRQVTTNIYQIPSGTDYPDPSSPSALKRRQSARASRPMSMYETGSGLKPYLPKGETPYSEEGIPTLQPFPPHASKLEKQSSMPESDYDNTFNDSEMDDSGRFCRRGRLRSSGWLGEGSSIPELDDLEMDSDPTLPSTEDVIRKTEQITKNIQELLRAAQENKHDSFVPCSERIHVAVTEMAALFPKKPRSETVRGSLRLLTSSACRLQGECRKAVPSEGCPGPDMQLVTQQVIQCAYDIAKAAKQLVTITTKENTN; encoded by the exons ATGTCTAAACGCCTGCGAAACACTGAAGTCTGCGCAGATTGCTGTGTCCCAG AACCTCGCTGGGCCTCGGTGAACAGAGGCGTGTTGATCTGTGACGAGTGCTGCAGTGTTCATCGGAGCTTGGGCAGACACAGCTCCCAAGTGCGCCACCTGACGCACACGCCATGGCCCCCTACGCAGCTGCAG ATGGTTCAGACATTATACAACAACGGTGCGAATTCAATTTGGGAGCACTCCCTTCTGGACCCTGCATCTGTGACAAGTGGAAAACGCAAGGCCAACCCTCAGGACAAACTCCA TCCAAACAAATCAGAGTTTATAAGAGCCAAATATCAAATGCTGGCATTTGTCCATCGCATGCCTTGCAGAGAGGAtgacagctcaacagccaaggATTTAAGCAAG caaCTTCACTCAAGCGTACGCACCGGTAATCTGGAGACTTGTTTGAGGTTGCTGACACTGGGAGCTCAAGCAAATTTCTTTCATCCT GAAAAGGGAAGCACTCCTTTGCATGTAGCTGCAAAGATTGGGCAAGTATCTCAGGTTGAACTGTTAACCGTTTATGGGGCAGATCCTGGTGCTCCAGACAGCAGTGGCAAAACTCCCATTGACTGTGCAAG AGAAGCTGGCCACAACGACCTGGCAGACAGGCTGGTGGAAATTCAGTATGAACTAACCGATCGACTGGCGTTTTACTTGTGTGGACGAAAACCAG ATCATAAAAGCGGCCAGCACTTCATCGTTCCACAAATGGCCGACAG CAGTGCAGATTTATCAGAACTTGCAAAGGCAGcgaagaagaaactgcagtct CTCAGTAATCATTTATTTGAGGAGCTGGCCATGGACGTGTATGATGAAGTGGACAGGCGAGAGACCGATGCAG TGTGGTTGGCGACACAGAATCACAGCACGCTGGTCACAGAGACAACTGTGGTTCCTTTCCTTCCTGTGAATCCGGAGTATTCATCGACACGAAACCAG GGACGACAAAAGCTTGCAAGATTTAATGCACATGAATTTGCAACTTTGGTCATTGACATATTAAGTGAAGCAAAGCGCAGACAGCAAGGGAATCCGATAGTCAGTCCCAAAG ACAACGTTGAACTTGTCATGAAGAACGTGGCCGTCAGACACTGTAGTGATAGCCAGGACAATGACCAGCCTGACTATGATAGTGTGGCATCTGATGAGGATACAGATCAAGAACTCCCATCAAGCAAAGGAGACAGGACCAAG AGCCTGGACTCGGATCTCTCAGACGGCCCCATCACTATGCAAGAATACCTGGAGGTGAAAAACGCCCTCTCTGCCTCTGAAGCAAAGATCCAGCAACTTATGAAAGCAAACAACAGTCTGAGCGATGAGCTGAGGCTCATGCAGAAAAAG CTGCAATCTCTGCAAAGCGAGAACACCTCTCTCAGGCGGCAGGTCACTACCAATATCTATCAGATCCCCAGCGGTACAGACTACCCTGACCCCTCCAGCCCCTCTGCCCTGAAACGCCGGCAGTCTGCACGGGCCAGTCGGCCCATGTCTATGTATGAGACCGGCTCAGGCCTGAAGCCCTATCTCCCTAAAGGGGAAACTCCCTACTCAGAGGAGGGAATCCCCACCCTGCAACCCTTCCCACCTCAT GCTTCAAAATTGGAGAAGCAAAGCAGCATGCCAGAAAGTGACTACGACAACACGTTCAATGACTCTGAGATGGATGACTCGGG CAGGTTCTGCAGgagagggaggctgaggagcagTGGCTGGCTGGGAGAGGGTAGCTCTATCCCTGAACTTGATGATTTGGAGATGGACTCTGACCCCACGCTTCCCAGCACAGAGGACGTCATCCGCAAAACCGAACAGATCACCAAGAATATCCAGGAGTTGCTGCGAGCTGCTCAGGAGAACAAACATGACAG CTTCGTACCCTGCTCAGAAAGAATACATGTGGCTGTAACAGAAATGGCTGCCCTATTTCCCAAG AAGCCACGTTCAGAGACGGTGAGAGGCTCTCTGCGCTTGTTGACCTCCAGCGCGTGCAGGCTTCAGGGCGAGTGCCGGAAGGCGGTGCCTTCGGAGGGCTGCCCGGGACCGGACATGCAGCTGGTCACCCAGCAGGTCATCCAATGTGCTTATGACATTGCCAAGGCCGCCAAGCAGCTTGTCACCATCACCACAAAGGAAAATACCAACTAA
- the git2a gene encoding ARF GTPase-activating protein GIT2a isoform X8: MSKRLRNTEVCADCCVPEPRWASVNRGVLICDECCSVHRSLGRHSSQVRHLTHTPWPPTQLQMVQTLYNNGANSIWEHSLLDPASVTSGKRKANPQDKLHPNKSEFIRAKYQMLAFVHRMPCREDDSSTAKDLSKQLHSSVRTGNLETCLRLLTLGAQANFFHPEKGSTPLHVAAKIGQVSQVELLTVYGADPGAPDSSGKTPIDCAREAGHNDLADRLVEIQYELTDRLAFYLCGRKPDHKSGQHFIVPQMADSSADLSELAKAAKKKLQSLSNHLFEELAMDVYDEVDRRETDAVWLATQNHSTLVTETTVVPFLPVNPEYSSTRNQGRQKLARFNAHEFATLVIDILSEAKRRQQGNPIVSPKDNVELVMKNVAVRHCSDSQDNDQPDYDSVASDEDTDQELPSSKGDRTKSLDSDLSDGPITMQEYLEVKNALSASEAKIQQLMKANNSLSDELRLMQKKASKLEKQSSMPESDYDNTFNDSEMDDSGFCRRGRLRSSGWLGEGSSIPELDDLEMDSDPTLPSTEDVIRKTEQITKNIQELLRAAQENKHDSFVPCSERIHVAVTEMAALFPKKPRSETVRGSLRLLTSSACRLQGECRKAVPSEGCPGPDMQLVTQQVIQCAYDIAKAAKQLVTITTKENTN; this comes from the exons ATGTCTAAACGCCTGCGAAACACTGAAGTCTGCGCAGATTGCTGTGTCCCAG AACCTCGCTGGGCCTCGGTGAACAGAGGCGTGTTGATCTGTGACGAGTGCTGCAGTGTTCATCGGAGCTTGGGCAGACACAGCTCCCAAGTGCGCCACCTGACGCACACGCCATGGCCCCCTACGCAGCTGCAG ATGGTTCAGACATTATACAACAACGGTGCGAATTCAATTTGGGAGCACTCCCTTCTGGACCCTGCATCTGTGACAAGTGGAAAACGCAAGGCCAACCCTCAGGACAAACTCCA TCCAAACAAATCAGAGTTTATAAGAGCCAAATATCAAATGCTGGCATTTGTCCATCGCATGCCTTGCAGAGAGGAtgacagctcaacagccaaggATTTAAGCAAG caaCTTCACTCAAGCGTACGCACCGGTAATCTGGAGACTTGTTTGAGGTTGCTGACACTGGGAGCTCAAGCAAATTTCTTTCATCCT GAAAAGGGAAGCACTCCTTTGCATGTAGCTGCAAAGATTGGGCAAGTATCTCAGGTTGAACTGTTAACCGTTTATGGGGCAGATCCTGGTGCTCCAGACAGCAGTGGCAAAACTCCCATTGACTGTGCAAG AGAAGCTGGCCACAACGACCTGGCAGACAGGCTGGTGGAAATTCAGTATGAACTAACCGATCGACTGGCGTTTTACTTGTGTGGACGAAAACCAG ATCATAAAAGCGGCCAGCACTTCATCGTTCCACAAATGGCCGACAG CAGTGCAGATTTATCAGAACTTGCAAAGGCAGcgaagaagaaactgcagtct CTCAGTAATCATTTATTTGAGGAGCTGGCCATGGACGTGTATGATGAAGTGGACAGGCGAGAGACCGATGCAG TGTGGTTGGCGACACAGAATCACAGCACGCTGGTCACAGAGACAACTGTGGTTCCTTTCCTTCCTGTGAATCCGGAGTATTCATCGACACGAAACCAG GGACGACAAAAGCTTGCAAGATTTAATGCACATGAATTTGCAACTTTGGTCATTGACATATTAAGTGAAGCAAAGCGCAGACAGCAAGGGAATCCGATAGTCAGTCCCAAAG ACAACGTTGAACTTGTCATGAAGAACGTGGCCGTCAGACACTGTAGTGATAGCCAGGACAATGACCAGCCTGACTATGATAGTGTGGCATCTGATGAGGATACAGATCAAGAACTCCCATCAAGCAAAGGAGACAGGACCAAG AGCCTGGACTCGGATCTCTCAGACGGCCCCATCACTATGCAAGAATACCTGGAGGTGAAAAACGCCCTCTCTGCCTCTGAAGCAAAGATCCAGCAACTTATGAAAGCAAACAACAGTCTGAGCGATGAGCTGAGGCTCATGCAGAAAAAG GCTTCAAAATTGGAGAAGCAAAGCAGCATGCCAGAAAGTGACTACGACAACACGTTCAATGACTCTGAGATGGATGACTCGGG GTTCTGCAGgagagggaggctgaggagcagTGGCTGGCTGGGAGAGGGTAGCTCTATCCCTGAACTTGATGATTTGGAGATGGACTCTGACCCCACGCTTCCCAGCACAGAGGACGTCATCCGCAAAACCGAACAGATCACCAAGAATATCCAGGAGTTGCTGCGAGCTGCTCAGGAGAACAAACATGACAG CTTCGTACCCTGCTCAGAAAGAATACATGTGGCTGTAACAGAAATGGCTGCCCTATTTCCCAAG AAGCCACGTTCAGAGACGGTGAGAGGCTCTCTGCGCTTGTTGACCTCCAGCGCGTGCAGGCTTCAGGGCGAGTGCCGGAAGGCGGTGCCTTCGGAGGGCTGCCCGGGACCGGACATGCAGCTGGTCACCCAGCAGGTCATCCAATGTGCTTATGACATTGCCAAGGCCGCCAAGCAGCTTGTCACCATCACCACAAAGGAAAATACCAACTAA
- the git2a gene encoding ARF GTPase-activating protein GIT2a isoform X7, whose translation MSKRLRNTEVCADCCVPEPRWASVNRGVLICDECCSVHRSLGRHSSQVRHLTHTPWPPTQLQMVQTLYNNGANSIWEHSLLDPASVTSGKRKANPQDKLHPNKSEFIRAKYQMLAFVHRMPCREDDSSTAKDLSKQLHSSVRTGNLETCLRLLTLGAQANFFHPEKGSTPLHVAAKIGQVSQVELLTVYGADPGAPDSSGKTPIDCAREAGHNDLADRLVEIQYELTDRLAFYLCGRKPDHKSGQHFIVPQMADSSADLSELAKAAKKKLQSLSNHLFEELAMDVYDEVDRRETDAVWLATQNHSTLVTETTVVPFLPVNPEYSSTRNQGRQKLARFNAHEFATLVIDILSEAKRRQQGNPIVSPKDNVELVMKNVAVRHCSDSQDNDQPDYDSVASDEDTDQELPSSKGDRTKSLDSDLSDGPITMQEYLEVKNALSASEAKIQQLMKANNSLSDELRLMQKKASKLEKQSSMPESDYDNTFNDSEMDDSGRFCRRGRLRSSGWLGEGSSIPELDDLEMDSDPTLPSTEDVIRKTEQITKNIQELLRAAQENKHDSFVPCSERIHVAVTEMAALFPKKPRSETVRGSLRLLTSSACRLQGECRKAVPSEGCPGPDMQLVTQQVIQCAYDIAKAAKQLVTITTKENTN comes from the exons ATGTCTAAACGCCTGCGAAACACTGAAGTCTGCGCAGATTGCTGTGTCCCAG AACCTCGCTGGGCCTCGGTGAACAGAGGCGTGTTGATCTGTGACGAGTGCTGCAGTGTTCATCGGAGCTTGGGCAGACACAGCTCCCAAGTGCGCCACCTGACGCACACGCCATGGCCCCCTACGCAGCTGCAG ATGGTTCAGACATTATACAACAACGGTGCGAATTCAATTTGGGAGCACTCCCTTCTGGACCCTGCATCTGTGACAAGTGGAAAACGCAAGGCCAACCCTCAGGACAAACTCCA TCCAAACAAATCAGAGTTTATAAGAGCCAAATATCAAATGCTGGCATTTGTCCATCGCATGCCTTGCAGAGAGGAtgacagctcaacagccaaggATTTAAGCAAG caaCTTCACTCAAGCGTACGCACCGGTAATCTGGAGACTTGTTTGAGGTTGCTGACACTGGGAGCTCAAGCAAATTTCTTTCATCCT GAAAAGGGAAGCACTCCTTTGCATGTAGCTGCAAAGATTGGGCAAGTATCTCAGGTTGAACTGTTAACCGTTTATGGGGCAGATCCTGGTGCTCCAGACAGCAGTGGCAAAACTCCCATTGACTGTGCAAG AGAAGCTGGCCACAACGACCTGGCAGACAGGCTGGTGGAAATTCAGTATGAACTAACCGATCGACTGGCGTTTTACTTGTGTGGACGAAAACCAG ATCATAAAAGCGGCCAGCACTTCATCGTTCCACAAATGGCCGACAG CAGTGCAGATTTATCAGAACTTGCAAAGGCAGcgaagaagaaactgcagtct CTCAGTAATCATTTATTTGAGGAGCTGGCCATGGACGTGTATGATGAAGTGGACAGGCGAGAGACCGATGCAG TGTGGTTGGCGACACAGAATCACAGCACGCTGGTCACAGAGACAACTGTGGTTCCTTTCCTTCCTGTGAATCCGGAGTATTCATCGACACGAAACCAG GGACGACAAAAGCTTGCAAGATTTAATGCACATGAATTTGCAACTTTGGTCATTGACATATTAAGTGAAGCAAAGCGCAGACAGCAAGGGAATCCGATAGTCAGTCCCAAAG ACAACGTTGAACTTGTCATGAAGAACGTGGCCGTCAGACACTGTAGTGATAGCCAGGACAATGACCAGCCTGACTATGATAGTGTGGCATCTGATGAGGATACAGATCAAGAACTCCCATCAAGCAAAGGAGACAGGACCAAG AGCCTGGACTCGGATCTCTCAGACGGCCCCATCACTATGCAAGAATACCTGGAGGTGAAAAACGCCCTCTCTGCCTCTGAAGCAAAGATCCAGCAACTTATGAAAGCAAACAACAGTCTGAGCGATGAGCTGAGGCTCATGCAGAAAAAG GCTTCAAAATTGGAGAAGCAAAGCAGCATGCCAGAAAGTGACTACGACAACACGTTCAATGACTCTGAGATGGATGACTCGGG CAGGTTCTGCAGgagagggaggctgaggagcagTGGCTGGCTGGGAGAGGGTAGCTCTATCCCTGAACTTGATGATTTGGAGATGGACTCTGACCCCACGCTTCCCAGCACAGAGGACGTCATCCGCAAAACCGAACAGATCACCAAGAATATCCAGGAGTTGCTGCGAGCTGCTCAGGAGAACAAACATGACAG CTTCGTACCCTGCTCAGAAAGAATACATGTGGCTGTAACAGAAATGGCTGCCCTATTTCCCAAG AAGCCACGTTCAGAGACGGTGAGAGGCTCTCTGCGCTTGTTGACCTCCAGCGCGTGCAGGCTTCAGGGCGAGTGCCGGAAGGCGGTGCCTTCGGAGGGCTGCCCGGGACCGGACATGCAGCTGGTCACCCAGCAGGTCATCCAATGTGCTTATGACATTGCCAAGGCCGCCAAGCAGCTTGTCACCATCACCACAAAGGAAAATACCAACTAA
- the git2a gene encoding ARF GTPase-activating protein GIT2a isoform X5, with amino-acid sequence MSKRLRNTEVCADCCVPEPRWASVNRGVLICDECCSVHRSLGRHSSQVRHLTHTPWPPTQLQMVQTLYNNGANSIWEHSLLDPASVTSGKRKANPQDKLHPNKSEFIRAKYQMLAFVHRMPCREDDSSTAKDLSKQLHSSVRTGNLETCLRLLTLGAQANFFHPEKGSTPLHVAAKIGQVSQVELLTVYGADPGAPDSSGKTPIDCAREAGHNDLADRLVEIQYELTDRLAFYLCGRKPDHKSGQHFIVPQMADSSADLSELAKAAKKKLQSLSNHLFEELAMDVYDEVDRRETDAVWLATQNHSTLVTETTVVPFLPVNPEYSSTRNQGRQKLARFNAHEFATLVIDILSEAKRRQQGNPIVSPKDNVELVMKNVAVRHCSDSQDNDQPDYDSVASDEDTDQELPSSKGDRTKSLDSDLSDGPITMQEYLEVKNALSASEAKIQQLMKANNSLSDELRLMQKKLQSLQSENTSLRRQVTTNIYQIPSGTDYPDPSSPSALKRRQSARASRPMSMYETGSGLKPYLPKGETPYSEEGIPTLQPFPPHASKLEKQSSMPESDYDNTFNDSEMDDSGFCRRGRLRSSGWLGEGSSIPELDDLEMDSDPTLPSTEDVIRKTEQITKNIQELLRAAQENKHDSFVPCSERIHVAVTEMAALFPKKPRSETVRGSLRLLTSSACRLQGECRKAVPSEGCPGPDMQLVTQQVIQCAYDIAKAAKQLVTITTKENTN; translated from the exons ATGTCTAAACGCCTGCGAAACACTGAAGTCTGCGCAGATTGCTGTGTCCCAG AACCTCGCTGGGCCTCGGTGAACAGAGGCGTGTTGATCTGTGACGAGTGCTGCAGTGTTCATCGGAGCTTGGGCAGACACAGCTCCCAAGTGCGCCACCTGACGCACACGCCATGGCCCCCTACGCAGCTGCAG ATGGTTCAGACATTATACAACAACGGTGCGAATTCAATTTGGGAGCACTCCCTTCTGGACCCTGCATCTGTGACAAGTGGAAAACGCAAGGCCAACCCTCAGGACAAACTCCA TCCAAACAAATCAGAGTTTATAAGAGCCAAATATCAAATGCTGGCATTTGTCCATCGCATGCCTTGCAGAGAGGAtgacagctcaacagccaaggATTTAAGCAAG caaCTTCACTCAAGCGTACGCACCGGTAATCTGGAGACTTGTTTGAGGTTGCTGACACTGGGAGCTCAAGCAAATTTCTTTCATCCT GAAAAGGGAAGCACTCCTTTGCATGTAGCTGCAAAGATTGGGCAAGTATCTCAGGTTGAACTGTTAACCGTTTATGGGGCAGATCCTGGTGCTCCAGACAGCAGTGGCAAAACTCCCATTGACTGTGCAAG AGAAGCTGGCCACAACGACCTGGCAGACAGGCTGGTGGAAATTCAGTATGAACTAACCGATCGACTGGCGTTTTACTTGTGTGGACGAAAACCAG ATCATAAAAGCGGCCAGCACTTCATCGTTCCACAAATGGCCGACAG CAGTGCAGATTTATCAGAACTTGCAAAGGCAGcgaagaagaaactgcagtct CTCAGTAATCATTTATTTGAGGAGCTGGCCATGGACGTGTATGATGAAGTGGACAGGCGAGAGACCGATGCAG TGTGGTTGGCGACACAGAATCACAGCACGCTGGTCACAGAGACAACTGTGGTTCCTTTCCTTCCTGTGAATCCGGAGTATTCATCGACACGAAACCAG GGACGACAAAAGCTTGCAAGATTTAATGCACATGAATTTGCAACTTTGGTCATTGACATATTAAGTGAAGCAAAGCGCAGACAGCAAGGGAATCCGATAGTCAGTCCCAAAG ACAACGTTGAACTTGTCATGAAGAACGTGGCCGTCAGACACTGTAGTGATAGCCAGGACAATGACCAGCCTGACTATGATAGTGTGGCATCTGATGAGGATACAGATCAAGAACTCCCATCAAGCAAAGGAGACAGGACCAAG AGCCTGGACTCGGATCTCTCAGACGGCCCCATCACTATGCAAGAATACCTGGAGGTGAAAAACGCCCTCTCTGCCTCTGAAGCAAAGATCCAGCAACTTATGAAAGCAAACAACAGTCTGAGCGATGAGCTGAGGCTCATGCAGAAAAAG CTGCAATCTCTGCAAAGCGAGAACACCTCTCTCAGGCGGCAGGTCACTACCAATATCTATCAGATCCCCAGCGGTACAGACTACCCTGACCCCTCCAGCCCCTCTGCCCTGAAACGCCGGCAGTCTGCACGGGCCAGTCGGCCCATGTCTATGTATGAGACCGGCTCAGGCCTGAAGCCCTATCTCCCTAAAGGGGAAACTCCCTACTCAGAGGAGGGAATCCCCACCCTGCAACCCTTCCCACCTCAT GCTTCAAAATTGGAGAAGCAAAGCAGCATGCCAGAAAGTGACTACGACAACACGTTCAATGACTCTGAGATGGATGACTCGGG GTTCTGCAGgagagggaggctgaggagcagTGGCTGGCTGGGAGAGGGTAGCTCTATCCCTGAACTTGATGATTTGGAGATGGACTCTGACCCCACGCTTCCCAGCACAGAGGACGTCATCCGCAAAACCGAACAGATCACCAAGAATATCCAGGAGTTGCTGCGAGCTGCTCAGGAGAACAAACATGACAG CTTCGTACCCTGCTCAGAAAGAATACATGTGGCTGTAACAGAAATGGCTGCCCTATTTCCCAAG AAGCCACGTTCAGAGACGGTGAGAGGCTCTCTGCGCTTGTTGACCTCCAGCGCGTGCAGGCTTCAGGGCGAGTGCCGGAAGGCGGTGCCTTCGGAGGGCTGCCCGGGACCGGACATGCAGCTGGTCACCCAGCAGGTCATCCAATGTGCTTATGACATTGCCAAGGCCGCCAAGCAGCTTGTCACCATCACCACAAAGGAAAATACCAACTAA
- the git2a gene encoding ARF GTPase-activating protein GIT2a isoform X6 has translation MSKRLRNTEVCADCCVPEPRWASVNRGVLICDECCSVHRSLGRHSSQVRHLTHTPWPPTQLQMVQTLYNNGANSIWEHSLLDPASVTSGKRKANPQDKLHPNKSEFIRAKYQMLAFVHRMPCREDDSSTAKDLSKQLHSSVRTGNLETCLRLLTLGAQANFFHPEKGSTPLHVAAKIGQVSQVELLTVYGADPGAPDSSGKTPIDCAREAGHNDLADRLVEIQYELTDRLAFYLCGRKPDHKSGQHFIVPQMADSSADLSELAKAAKKKLQSLSNHLFEELAMDVYDEVDRRETDAVWLATQNHSTLVTETTVVPFLPVNPEYSSTRNQGRQKLARFNAHEFATLVIDILSEAKRRQQGNPIVSPKDNVELVMKNVAVRHCSDSQDNDQPDYDSVASDEDTDQELPSSKGDRTKSLDSDLSDGPITMQEYLEVKNALSASEAKIQQLMKANNSLSDELRLMQKKTERGAFVTTSSSLPSFPSTLSWSKDDSAQKASKLEKQSSMPESDYDNTFNDSEMDDSGRFCRRGRLRSSGWLGEGSSIPELDDLEMDSDPTLPSTEDVIRKTEQITKNIQELLRAAQENKHDSFVPCSERIHVAVTEMAALFPKKPRSETVRGSLRLLTSSACRLQGECRKAVPSEGCPGPDMQLVTQQVIQCAYDIAKAAKQLVTITTKENTN, from the exons ATGTCTAAACGCCTGCGAAACACTGAAGTCTGCGCAGATTGCTGTGTCCCAG AACCTCGCTGGGCCTCGGTGAACAGAGGCGTGTTGATCTGTGACGAGTGCTGCAGTGTTCATCGGAGCTTGGGCAGACACAGCTCCCAAGTGCGCCACCTGACGCACACGCCATGGCCCCCTACGCAGCTGCAG ATGGTTCAGACATTATACAACAACGGTGCGAATTCAATTTGGGAGCACTCCCTTCTGGACCCTGCATCTGTGACAAGTGGAAAACGCAAGGCCAACCCTCAGGACAAACTCCA TCCAAACAAATCAGAGTTTATAAGAGCCAAATATCAAATGCTGGCATTTGTCCATCGCATGCCTTGCAGAGAGGAtgacagctcaacagccaaggATTTAAGCAAG caaCTTCACTCAAGCGTACGCACCGGTAATCTGGAGACTTGTTTGAGGTTGCTGACACTGGGAGCTCAAGCAAATTTCTTTCATCCT GAAAAGGGAAGCACTCCTTTGCATGTAGCTGCAAAGATTGGGCAAGTATCTCAGGTTGAACTGTTAACCGTTTATGGGGCAGATCCTGGTGCTCCAGACAGCAGTGGCAAAACTCCCATTGACTGTGCAAG AGAAGCTGGCCACAACGACCTGGCAGACAGGCTGGTGGAAATTCAGTATGAACTAACCGATCGACTGGCGTTTTACTTGTGTGGACGAAAACCAG ATCATAAAAGCGGCCAGCACTTCATCGTTCCACAAATGGCCGACAG CAGTGCAGATTTATCAGAACTTGCAAAGGCAGcgaagaagaaactgcagtct CTCAGTAATCATTTATTTGAGGAGCTGGCCATGGACGTGTATGATGAAGTGGACAGGCGAGAGACCGATGCAG TGTGGTTGGCGACACAGAATCACAGCACGCTGGTCACAGAGACAACTGTGGTTCCTTTCCTTCCTGTGAATCCGGAGTATTCATCGACACGAAACCAG GGACGACAAAAGCTTGCAAGATTTAATGCACATGAATTTGCAACTTTGGTCATTGACATATTAAGTGAAGCAAAGCGCAGACAGCAAGGGAATCCGATAGTCAGTCCCAAAG ACAACGTTGAACTTGTCATGAAGAACGTGGCCGTCAGACACTGTAGTGATAGCCAGGACAATGACCAGCCTGACTATGATAGTGTGGCATCTGATGAGGATACAGATCAAGAACTCCCATCAAGCAAAGGAGACAGGACCAAG AGCCTGGACTCGGATCTCTCAGACGGCCCCATCACTATGCAAGAATACCTGGAGGTGAAAAACGCCCTCTCTGCCTCTGAAGCAAAGATCCAGCAACTTATGAAAGCAAACAACAGTCTGAGCGATGAGCTGAGGCTCATGCAGAAAAAG ACGGAAAGGGGCGCTTTTGTGACCACCTCTTCATCCCTTCCCTCATTTCCATCCACCTTGTCTTGGTCGAAGGACGACAGTGCTCAAAAG GCTTCAAAATTGGAGAAGCAAAGCAGCATGCCAGAAAGTGACTACGACAACACGTTCAATGACTCTGAGATGGATGACTCGGG CAGGTTCTGCAGgagagggaggctgaggagcagTGGCTGGCTGGGAGAGGGTAGCTCTATCCCTGAACTTGATGATTTGGAGATGGACTCTGACCCCACGCTTCCCAGCACAGAGGACGTCATCCGCAAAACCGAACAGATCACCAAGAATATCCAGGAGTTGCTGCGAGCTGCTCAGGAGAACAAACATGACAG CTTCGTACCCTGCTCAGAAAGAATACATGTGGCTGTAACAGAAATGGCTGCCCTATTTCCCAAG AAGCCACGTTCAGAGACGGTGAGAGGCTCTCTGCGCTTGTTGACCTCCAGCGCGTGCAGGCTTCAGGGCGAGTGCCGGAAGGCGGTGCCTTCGGAGGGCTGCCCGGGACCGGACATGCAGCTGGTCACCCAGCAGGTCATCCAATGTGCTTATGACATTGCCAAGGCCGCCAAGCAGCTTGTCACCATCACCACAAAGGAAAATACCAACTAA